tggtttttccagtagtcatgtatggatgtaacagctggactataaagaaagctgagcacgaaagaattgatgcttttgaactgcattgttggaaaagacttgagagtcccttggactgcaaggagatccaaccagtccatcctaaaggaaatcagtcctgaatattcattggaaggactgatgctgaagctgaaactccaatattttggccacctgatgtgaagaactgactcattggaaaagaccctgatgctgggaaatattgagggcaggaggagaaggggacgacagaggatgagatggttggatggcatcaccgaacaatggacgtgagtttgagtatgttctgggtgttggtgatggacagggaagcctggtatactgcagtccatagggtcgcagtcagacacaactgagcgactgaactgaactgaggcaatcACTCTTTGGAATGTGTGTCTACATTAGTCAAGGTTTCCCGCTTGACCTTGGGTTTCTTTCCATAGCTTCTAAGATTCTAGGAAAATGCTAAGACCTCCTTCAGAGTTTAGGTCTGGATTTCCTAATCTTAATCCTTTCCAATTTATTCCTATTTCAATCCCAATCTTATTCCTTTCCAATTCTGTACCAaggatcttttaaattttaaattcgtTGTTCTGGTTTATAAAGCTGCCTTGTATTTTTTCATTGTAGAGAATATTTCTGTAATATGACTTTGTTTTTGTTGAAATCCTTTTTAACTGCATCCCACCCTCACCAACAGTTCTGCCGGATATTACAGTGAGCCTGTACTTTATCATCCTTCCCCACTAGTGTTAATGACTATTGAACAGTCATGAGGACATACAGAGCTATCACTGTGATCGAACCCTAAGACTCCATGTCTAAACTCGgagtctttctctttcccttggtAGACATTCTCTTGTATCCCAAGAGGAATACCACTAAATCTTAAGCCACATATATTTGGGTGACATTTGCTTCCACTTATGAATGTCTAGGCTATTAGACCAAATATTCCACTGAATAGGTAACAGTACAAAATTATGTTCAAAACATTGCCTGGAAGCGTAAAATGTAACTACACACTCACAACAAAGGGTGGAAATAGTACTAAGCGTTTAAAGCAGCATACAGAGTAACAGGAGAAAACTCAAAAGCAAAGCATCACGGCTCCTCAAATGAAAGAGTGGGGGCCCTTAAAAGGACCTTTTGTTCAATACCGGGGAACGCGGATACTCAGCCGCCGAAGCCGTAGAGGGTGCGGCCCTGTCGCTTGAGCGCGTAGACCACGTCCATGGCGGTGACAGTCTTGCGCTTGGCGTGCTCGGTGTAAGTGACCGCGTCGCGGATCACGTTCTCCAGGAACACCTTCAGCACCCCGCGAGTCTCCTCGTAGATGAGCCCGGAGATGCGCTTCACCCCACCACGACGAGCTAGGCGCCGAATAGCAGGCTTGGTAATGCCCTGGATGTTATCACGAAGAACTTTGCGGTGGCGCTTGGCGCCTCCTTTGCCCAGACCTTTTCCGCCTTTGCCACGACCAGACATTGCGAAAGCCCGGAGACTCGAAAAAGCCCAACTTCCACGCCCGACGATGCCCCTTTATACGTCTGTTGGCGGACCGAACTGAGAACCTGAAGAAAGAAGGAGGCGGGAAGTTACGCCTTAAGTGGGGGAGGGGaattagaccaaaaaaaaaaaaaaaaaaaagaggccttCTCTGTTCCTTTGTTCTGAGGTGACTGTTTTGTCATCTTGTTTTAAAACTAGCAATGGCTTTTGAATGCGAGCACAAAACAAGAATGTTGTGTAAAATATACAGAGAAGGCAGGTGATAAAGTAATAATTCACAGCTAGTAGCTATTTGGTATTTTGGTGAACAGATAAAAGCACATACTCTCAAAGAAAATGTATGCAATGCCATAAATGGCATTTTGGAAACTTCTTGCACTGTTTACATTTTCATCAATTTCCCCTATTTAACGAGAAAGAGTATTTTTAATGCCTGCTTGTTAACCTTATGAATTCTCTTTAATACTTTTAACAAACTCCCCAGTAATCAgtgttttggaaaaatatttttttttccacttagtaAAAATTTACTTCACTATACTTGGGTATACTATACTGCCATTTCTAACAAAGTGTACCAGAATATGTCACTCCCAAATATCCTTCTTAAGCATATGAATTGTAATGAGCTGATGGTTTTGAGAAAAAGCAGGCATAGGAGAAGctataaaaacagaatttaataCCGAAaccttccctggttgctcagatggtaaagaaactttctgcaatacaggagacctgggttggatccatgggtcaagaagatcccctgaaaaaggaaatggctacccactccagtatcctagcctggagaatcccatggacagaggagcctggcaggctacagtccatgagatcactaagagtccgacacaactgagcagctaacacatacACTAAGGGAAATTTACATTTATGTCagaaatctccatttgtaagTGTATCTCCTTCTTTGagccaggaagagaaagataTTAATAACTCACAAGAAACTTACCTGAGGAAGGGGCAGGACTTAAATCTGCCACACCTGGTTTACTCTGGGTTTCCTGCTCAATCCCTATAAATGCCACTATCTCCAACatattttgtctttagctgaagatgataTTTAAAGTAGTGGTTCAGGCCACTTCTGAAGTTCAGAACAGAGGTTCAGTTCCCCTCTGTGTATTCAATGTATACATCAGACATACATggttttaaacttgtttttctcttgtaaatCTGTTTCTTATTACAGGAAGCTCTCAGCCACAGAATGAGTAAAactaatatattcatataaacaATTGAAAGAGCATAGATAAAAGTCTGGGAGTGGAGAagtttttttaaaccacaaaaacAACTTTGGGGAAAGACATTTTTGAGAGCCTCAGTAATTTGTATTATTGAAGGCTCCATAATTCTCTGTCCTTAATGCTGGCCCCTGTCCAGAGTCCCTGCCTTCTTCCaaattgttgctatttagtcgctcaattgtgcaAACATtattatgactccatggactatagccagccaggcttctctgtctctgagatttcccagacaagaatactggagttcattgccatttccttctgtaggggatctttttgacccaggaattgaacctatgtctcctacattggcaagctgattctttaacattgagccaccagggaagaccaaattACTGGTCCCCCAAGTCTCTCAATCTCTTTATTATTCCACCATGTAATTAATAttcatcaatcctgaatattcattggaaggactgatgctgaagttgaagctccaacactttggccacatgatgcgaagaagtgacttattgaaaaagactgatgctgggaaagattgaaagtgggaggagaaggggacaacagaggatgagatggttggatgggatcaccgactcaatgtacatgagtttgagtaggctctgggagttggtgatggacagggaggcctggtgtgctgcagtccatcgggtctcaaagagtcggacacgactgagcaactgaaatgactcACTGAGagacaggaggaaacaaactacaagtgttAGATTtttggtttccctgatagctcagtttgtgaagaatccccctgcaatgccggagaccttggttcgattcctgggtcaggaagatctcatagagaagggataggctacctgccctagtattcttgggcttcccctatggctcagctggtaaagaatctgcccgcaatgcaggagccctgggtttgtaagatcccctggagaagggaaaggctacccactccagtattctggcctggcacATTCCATCGACTGTATTGTCCAgttcaatcagtcagtcagttcagttgctcagttgtgtctggctctttgcgaccctgtagccTGCAGTACACCagccaaagggactctcaagagtcttttccaacaccacagttcaaaagcatcaattcttcggtgctcagctttctttatagtccaactctcatatccatacatgactactggtaaaaccatagctttgactagatggacctttgttggcaaagtgatatctgcttcttaatatgctgtctaggttggtcataactttccttccaaggagcaagtgtcttttaattccatgtccatgtatagtccatggggtcgcaaagattcagacaccactgagtgactttaaatataaatgtaaattgaGACCTTGTAATCTCAAGACAAACTCTGCTCCTCTCTTAACTATCTAGAATTCAAAATGGGAGTctttccgggcttccctggtggttcagatggtaaagaatctgccttcaatgcaggagacctgagttccatccctgggtcaggattgtctcctggaacaggaaatggctacccactccagtattcttactcaAAGAACTCTATGgaatggaaaatcccatagacagaggaaccttgtgggatgcagtccatggggtcacaaagaatcagacatgactgagcaactgatactTTTACTTTCCCAGAATTATTACCAGAGAAAAATTTTGAGTGACTCAATTGCATGGTAGGGCAAACTAATTATCCagtatttgctttttctcttattGTTCTGTGAATTACCCTGTTGTACTTGGAAGCTGTTGTCTAATTCCTTAGCTCAGAATGGGATATAAACttcattttacattctttttttgaaCTTCACACGTGTGGGGTGTTTCCATATGTATGAAATTCAATTTGATCTTTCTTCTGTTAATCTATCTCATCATATCAATTTGATTATTAGACCTGTAAAAGAACCTTggaagggtagaggaaaattcTTTCTCCCCAATAATACACAAAAAAATGTAATATGGGAAGATACTGCCCAATACTTGCATAGTAGTCCACAGTCTTCAGAGAGGGAAATTAATGGGAAGACCAATGTCAAGAACAAAGTTTAACTAATACTTTCATAAATCTTCTGCCAGTCAAACTGAAGTGTACCTCTTATGAAGACTTTGCAGCATAAATTACGGAATTCTTCAGGATCTAattgaaagaaatatataaattattttggcAAGATTTTTGGAAAGTTGTGTTATCTCgatttttaaatataagttttattttctttctgattgtGCAGATAGTAAGAACAGTAAGGGCTTCATCCAATGAAATTGGATTAATAGTCCATTACAGTCCATataattctccagaccagaatactggagtgggtagctgttcccttctccagaggatcttcccaacccaggaatcagactcttcctaacacagggatggaagccaggtctcccatatagcaggtggattctttaccggctgagccacaagggtagcCCAATTTTAAAAGCTCAGTTAATATGTGGAATTATAAGTAATGATATATCAcacttgaatattttatttaaaacacaatttatattcatttatcaACTATTTGATTATAGGTTCATTGATTACCATTAATAATAAAGGCATTATTTTAACAGTGTGATGGTCCTTGTTGTAAGGAATAGAAATGATACAAGGGTTACTTTTTGCATGATCAACATCAATAAGTATAACCAcagcatattttattattaaaacatgAAGATCTCATAGGCTTTCCTTGCAGCTGTATCATTTATTCTTGAGAGTTCTAGTTCTGAGATAGAGCTGTTTAAAGTTTACAGACTCAAATAATGCAAATgactttttaagaggaaaaaaactgaATAATTAGATTCACTGAAATCAGGATGCGATTCTTCCAAcatcaaagaaatttaaaaagaaaaaggattgtTGTGGTCACTGTTATTTCAAAGAATATTATTTACATGTGATTGCAATTGAGATTTAaacataggaaataaaaatatttcaggagACTCAGAAAACTTATTCCAGTGGACTAGGAATGCGATTGTAATTCCTTTCATTAAAATGTATTCATAATGAAAACTAGATTACCTGGTGTGGAGAATTGAAGGCCCTCTTTAGTTAGTAGGACTTGATCTGAGAGCAGGGTGAGTGATGATAGTGGGGGAAAAGGGGAACAAGAATCACTGACAGCATTAGGACTGTAAGAGCCTAGTTTGCTGATTTATCTTATACATGTGATTTACAATGTCTACTTTTGTCTGTTAAGGCACATCTTCCTAATGGATGAATAACTCACGTCTTTTACTTCACCAGCATTGATGTAAACAGCCCAGTACAAGCTGTATTCTTTGCCTGAAGCTACTTGAAAACAAGTTATTTACCTTGCTGGGTTACTATCGTATTCTCATTTAGGAAGGTGAGTGATGCGCCCTAAGATTCAACTGAATTAGGAGGGGAGCTAGGCCTAAGGTTTTGTCTCTGATAGCCATTTTACCCTGTAAAGGAACCACAGAATTTTGCCCTCATAGGTTTAACCTAAAACTTAGAGTCAATTTAGACTTTGGGGATAACGACCTACGTTTATGTGAGTTAGCAAATTTTGTTATAGGATTACTTAACACCTGGGTATCTGAAACAATGGGAATTTGAAAGTACAGCTCGTTTTGCTGATAAAGTGGGTGGCTCTGAAAAGAGCCTTTTGGTTTTAACAGGTTTGAGTTGCAAACAATGCCAGGTTTTTACTTGCCCTTGGCCTTATGGTGGCTCTCGGTCTTCTTGGGCAGCAGTACCGCCTGGATGTTGGGCAGGACACCACCCTGAGCGATGGTGACTTTACCCAGCAGTTTGTTGAGCTCCTCGTCGTTGCGGATGGCCAGCTGCAGGTGACGCGGGATGATGCGCGTCTTCTTGTTGTCCCGGGCCGCGTTGCCCGCCAGCTCCAAGATCTCGGCTGTCAGGTATTCCAGCACCGCCGCCAGATACACCGGGGCCCCGGCCCCGACCCGCTCGGAGTAGTTACCCTTGCGGAGAAGGCGGTGCACTCGGCCCACGGGGAACTGGAGCCCGGCCCGCGAGGAGCGGGTCTTGGCTTTTGCACGAGCTTTGCCTCCTTGCTTGCCACGACCAGACATGACGATGGTACAATCTCACCAATGTAAAGTATGAGTATACAAATCAGACCTATCTTATTTATAGTCTTTACTGGGCGCGAAAATAACGGTAGACCATTGGCTAAAGCTGCAGTTTCACCTAACCCAATGAAACCGTGAGTTTCAAATACGCTTGTTTTAATTGGACAAAACTATTATGTGACGTTTCCAGCATCCACCACCAATCAGACGCTTGGCATTACTCACTGCCTCCTTTAAGAAGCTGTGAAGGAAGCGAATTCTTacggcttctctttttttcctgttgtttttggGCTGTTTGGCAGTGAACTCCCCGCCATGCCTGAACCATCTAAGTCCGCTCCGGCCCCGAAGAAGGGCTCCAAGAAGGCGGTGACCAAGGCGCAGAAGAAGGACGGCAAGAAGCGCAAGCGCAGCCGCAAGGAGAGCTACTCCGTGTACGTGTACAAGGTGCTGAAGCAGGTCCACCCGGACACCGGCATCTCGTCCAAGGCCATGGGCATCATGAATTCGTTCGTGAACGACATTTTCGAGCGCATCGCGGGCGAGGCGTCGCGCCTGGCTCATTACAACAAGCGCTCGACCATCACATCCAGGGAGATCCAGACGGCCGTGCGCCTCCTGCTTCCCGGAGAGCTGGCCAAGCACGCCGTGTCTGAGGGCACCAAGGCCGTCACCAAGTACACCAGCTCTAAGTGAGCCGGCCCGCCACGGAGTGATCGGTAAGGCTTGGCCTACAACCCAAAGGCTCTTTTCAGAGCCACTCAATCTTCTAAAGAGAACTGGCACTCACTTTATTCAGTAGGTGTTTCTTATATGCTGCTAAGTAATaagttcctttttttgttttctcttaaacTAGAGAAATTTAtttgtcacagttctggaaggCAGACGCCCGAGACTGTTAACAGGGGTGGTTTCTGCACAGGCTTCTTTTTGGCCTCCAGGTGGCCATCTTTTCTGTCTTCCCTAGGTATTCTTTCTGTTCACATTTCCTTTGAGCTTGTTAGAAATTGCTTCCTCTGTAATGTAGGTGCTGCAGGAACGCTGGAgacatttttatatgtttatgtcGAGAAAGGTCAGGTTCATTATCAGACAAATttagtaaagaaaacaaaataccgTTTGTCCCAAAGCAAAATCAGCTCTCCTTTACGTTTGAAGTTGGCAAAAGATTTCGTTGACCATGGCTTGTCCCCTGCATCCTTAATTTTAACGTGTGTGTGCCTGAGTAAGGAGTTCCTTGGAACACAGTAAGAAAATTACAAATCGCATTATTCACTTATGTTTCTTTGTGAAGCGCTGCTggctttcttcccctttctctgaGTTTAAATTTGCCAAGTATTAAGTTAAAAAGGCAGAAGCAAACCAAACGGAAGTGAGAATCTAATTAAAGTTAACTCCCTGAGCAGGCTGGTGCCACGTTTTGTC
The sequence above is a segment of the Capra hircus breed San Clemente chromosome 23, ASM170441v1, whole genome shotgun sequence genome. Coding sequences within it:
- the LOC102178901 gene encoding histone H3.1-like yields the protein MARTKQTARKSTGGKAPRKQLATKAARKSAPATGGVKKPHRYRPGTVALREIRRYQKSTELLIRKLPFQRLVREIAQDFKTDLRFQSSAVMALQEACEAYLVGLFEDTNLLRAFAMSGRGKGGKGLGKGGAKRHRKVLRDNIQGITKPAIRRLARRGGVKRISGLIYEETRGVLKVFLENVIRDAVTYTEHAKRKTVTAMDVVYALKRQGRTLYGFGG
- the LOC102180034 gene encoding histone H2A type 1-D — translated: MSGRGKQGGKARAKAKTRSSRAGLQFPVGRVHRLLRKGNYSERVGAGAPVYLAAVLEYLTAEILELAGNAARDNKKTRIIPRHLQLAIRNDEELNKLLGKVTIAQGGVLPNIQAVLLPKKTESHHKAKGK
- the LOC102179758 gene encoding histone H2B type 1-N → MPEPSKSAPAPKKGSKKAVTKAQKKDGKKRKRSRKESYSVYVYKVLKQVHPDTGISSKAMGIMNSFVNDIFERIAGEASRLAHYNKRSTITSREIQTAVRLLLPGELAKHAVSEGTKAVTKYTSSK